A single window of Salvelinus namaycush isolate Seneca chromosome 11, SaNama_1.0, whole genome shotgun sequence DNA harbors:
- the nadkb gene encoding NAD kinase b isoform X4, whose translation MRHIQDPASQRLTWNKPPVNVLVIRKIRDESLVEPFKELCHFLVEEKGMLVFVERRVVADVSLTTDETFTSIRKQLCTFREGYDDISHCIDLIICLGGDGTLLYASSLFQGSVPPVMAFHLGSLGFLTPFKFESYKTEVAKVFEGNAAITLRSRLKVKVVKDMLQRTGQPGQQQYQGSGGQGQAGGQPDTEHNGLLPHGHTNSEAGNITLQMQVLNEVVVDRGPSSYLSNVDLYLDGRLITSVQGDGVIVSTPTGSTAYAAAAGASMIHPNVPAIMVTPICPHSLSFRPIVVPAGVELMITLSPDARNTCWVSFDGRKRQEISHGDCIKITTSCYPVPSICCHDLVYDWFESLAQCLHWNVRKKQARLADDVSDSSDTEN comes from the exons atgag GCACATCCAGGATCCGGCCAGTCAACGCCTGACGTGGAACAAACCCCCAGTCAACGTTCTGGTCATCAGGAAGATACGAGACGAGAGCCTGGTGGAACCATTCAAAGAACTCTGCCACTTCCTCGTTGAG GAGAAGGGTATGCTGGTGTTTGTGGAGAGGAGGGTGGTGGCTGACGTCTCCCTGACTACGGACGAGACCTTCACCTCAATCCGAAAACAACTCTGCACCTTTAGAgaag GTTATGATGACATCTCTCACTGTATTGACCTCATCATCTGTCTGGGAGGAGACGGGACTCTACTCTACGcctcctctctcttccag ggcaGTGTTCCTCCAGTCATGGCGTTCCATCTGGGTTCTCTGGGTTTTCTGACACCGTTCAAGTTTGAATCATACAAGACAGAGGTGGCTAAAGTTTTTGAAG gtaATGCAGCCATCACGCTGCGTAGTCGTCTGAAGGTGAAAGTGGTGAAGGACATGCTCCAGAGGACAGGCCAGCCAGGCCAGCAGCAGTACCAGGGGTCTGGGGGCCAAGGCCAAGCTGGGGGCCAGCCGGACACGGAGCACAATGGCCTGCTGCCCCATGGACACACCAACAGCGAGGCTGGGAACATTACCCTACAGATGCAG gttctgAATGAGGTGGTGGTGGACCGAGGCCCTTCCTCCTACCTGTCTAATGTTGACCTGTACCTAGATGGACGCCTCATCACCTCTGTACAGGGAGACG GTGTGATCGTGTCGACCCCTACAGGCAGTACAGCGTATGCAGCAGCAGCGGGAGCTTCAATGATCCATCCTAATGTCCCGGCCATCATGGTCACACCGATCTGCCCACACTCCCTCTCCTTCAGACCCATAGTGGTGCCTGCTGGGGTCGAGCTGATG atCACCCTCTCCCCTGATGCCAGGAACACTTGCTGGGTGTCGTTCGACGGCAGGAAGAGACAGGAGATCAGCCATGGAGACTG TATAAAGATCACTACGTCGTGCTATCCGGTACCATCCATCTGTTGTCATGATCTGGTGTATGACTGGTTTGAGAGCCTGGCTCAGTGTCTGCACTGGAACGTCAGAAAGAAACAAGCTCGTCTGGCTGACGATGTCTCGGACTCCTCAGATACAGAGAactga
- the nadkb gene encoding NAD kinase b isoform X3 → MLMNDCSEQLRFLKMRDYFQRDHRTSFKWHIQDPASQRLTWNKPPVNVLVIRKIRDESLVEPFKELCHFLVEEKGMLVFVERRVVADVSLTTDETFTSIRKQLCTFREGYDDISHCIDLIICLGGDGTLLYASSLFQGSVPPVMAFHLGSLGFLTPFKFESYKTEVAKVFEGNAAITLRSRLKVKVVKDMLQRTGQPGQQQYQGSGGQGQAGGQPDTEHNGLLPHGHTNSEAGNITLQMQVLNEVVVDRGPSSYLSNVDLYLDGRLITSVQGDGVIVSTPTGSTAYAAAAGASMIHPNVPAIMVTPICPHSLSFRPIVVPAGVELMITLSPDARNTCWVSFDGRKRQEISHGDCIKITTSCYPVPSICCHDLVYDWFESLAQCLHWNVRKKQARLADDVSDSSDTEN, encoded by the exons ATGTTAATGAATGACTGTTCAGAACAGCTTCGATTTTTGAAAATGAGGGATTATTTTCAGCGCGACCACCGAACGTCGTTTAAATG GCACATCCAGGATCCGGCCAGTCAACGCCTGACGTGGAACAAACCCCCAGTCAACGTTCTGGTCATCAGGAAGATACGAGACGAGAGCCTGGTGGAACCATTCAAAGAACTCTGCCACTTCCTCGTTGAG GAGAAGGGTATGCTGGTGTTTGTGGAGAGGAGGGTGGTGGCTGACGTCTCCCTGACTACGGACGAGACCTTCACCTCAATCCGAAAACAACTCTGCACCTTTAGAgaag GTTATGATGACATCTCTCACTGTATTGACCTCATCATCTGTCTGGGAGGAGACGGGACTCTACTCTACGcctcctctctcttccag ggcaGTGTTCCTCCAGTCATGGCGTTCCATCTGGGTTCTCTGGGTTTTCTGACACCGTTCAAGTTTGAATCATACAAGACAGAGGTGGCTAAAGTTTTTGAAG gtaATGCAGCCATCACGCTGCGTAGTCGTCTGAAGGTGAAAGTGGTGAAGGACATGCTCCAGAGGACAGGCCAGCCAGGCCAGCAGCAGTACCAGGGGTCTGGGGGCCAAGGCCAAGCTGGGGGCCAGCCGGACACGGAGCACAATGGCCTGCTGCCCCATGGACACACCAACAGCGAGGCTGGGAACATTACCCTACAGATGCAG gttctgAATGAGGTGGTGGTGGACCGAGGCCCTTCCTCCTACCTGTCTAATGTTGACCTGTACCTAGATGGACGCCTCATCACCTCTGTACAGGGAGACG GTGTGATCGTGTCGACCCCTACAGGCAGTACAGCGTATGCAGCAGCAGCGGGAGCTTCAATGATCCATCCTAATGTCCCGGCCATCATGGTCACACCGATCTGCCCACACTCCCTCTCCTTCAGACCCATAGTGGTGCCTGCTGGGGTCGAGCTGATG atCACCCTCTCCCCTGATGCCAGGAACACTTGCTGGGTGTCGTTCGACGGCAGGAAGAGACAGGAGATCAGCCATGGAGACTG TATAAAGATCACTACGTCGTGCTATCCGGTACCATCCATCTGTTGTCATGATCTGGTGTATGACTGGTTTGAGAGCCTGGCTCAGTGTCTGCACTGGAACGTCAGAAAGAAACAAGCTCGTCTGGCTGACGATGTCTCGGACTCCTCAGATACAGAGAactga
- the nadkb gene encoding NAD kinase b isoform X2 has translation MEIQESSCSSATPERSSNPPEPVRSSTSKHRKSPKRRREEKRSQCHHQDDQEHLLLPDGEPGRLPVQHELSEPSGSSTAEMAETSPKRRAHFLHGPYPATHFGPKACILPNPTSVMHIQDPASQRLTWNKPPVNVLVIRKIRDESLVEPFKELCHFLVEEKGMLVFVERRVVADVSLTTDETFTSIRKQLCTFREGYDDISHCIDLIICLGGDGTLLYASSLFQGSVPPVMAFHLGSLGFLTPFKFESYKTEVAKVFEGNAAITLRSRLKVKVVKDMLQRTGQPGQQQYQGSGGQGQAGGQPDTEHNGLLPHGHTNSEAGNITLQMQVLNEVVVDRGPSSYLSNVDLYLDGRLITSVQGDGSTAYAAAAGASMIHPNVPAIMVTPICPHSLSFRPIVVPAGVELMITLSPDARNTCWVSFDGRKRQEISHGDCIKITTSCYPVPSICCHDLVYDWFESLAQCLHWNVRKKQARLADDVSDSSDTEN, from the exons ATGGAGATTCAAGAGTCATCCTGTTCCTCAGCAACACCAGAGAGAAGCTCCAACCCTCCAGAGCCAGTCAGGTCCTCGACCTCCAAACACAGGAAGTCACCTAAGAGACGACGGGAGGAGAAGAGGTCCCAATGCCATCATCAGGATGACCAGGAACACCTGTTGCTGCCCGACGGCGAGCCAGGCAGGTTGCCGGTCCAACACGAACTCTCCGAGCCCTCTGGGTCTTCGACGGCAGAGATGGCAGAGACCTCCCCTAAGAG GAGAGCTCACTTTCTCCATGGACCATATCCTGCTACTCACTTTGGACCCAAAGCCTGTATTCTTCCTAACCCAACCTCAGTCAT GCACATCCAGGATCCGGCCAGTCAACGCCTGACGTGGAACAAACCCCCAGTCAACGTTCTGGTCATCAGGAAGATACGAGACGAGAGCCTGGTGGAACCATTCAAAGAACTCTGCCACTTCCTCGTTGAG GAGAAGGGTATGCTGGTGTTTGTGGAGAGGAGGGTGGTGGCTGACGTCTCCCTGACTACGGACGAGACCTTCACCTCAATCCGAAAACAACTCTGCACCTTTAGAgaag GTTATGATGACATCTCTCACTGTATTGACCTCATCATCTGTCTGGGAGGAGACGGGACTCTACTCTACGcctcctctctcttccag ggcaGTGTTCCTCCAGTCATGGCGTTCCATCTGGGTTCTCTGGGTTTTCTGACACCGTTCAAGTTTGAATCATACAAGACAGAGGTGGCTAAAGTTTTTGAAG gtaATGCAGCCATCACGCTGCGTAGTCGTCTGAAGGTGAAAGTGGTGAAGGACATGCTCCAGAGGACAGGCCAGCCAGGCCAGCAGCAGTACCAGGGGTCTGGGGGCCAAGGCCAAGCTGGGGGCCAGCCGGACACGGAGCACAATGGCCTGCTGCCCCATGGACACACCAACAGCGAGGCTGGGAACATTACCCTACAGATGCAG gttctgAATGAGGTGGTGGTGGACCGAGGCCCTTCCTCCTACCTGTCTAATGTTGACCTGTACCTAGATGGACGCCTCATCACCTCTGTACAGGGAGACG GCAGTACAGCGTATGCAGCAGCAGCGGGAGCTTCAATGATCCATCCTAATGTCCCGGCCATCATGGTCACACCGATCTGCCCACACTCCCTCTCCTTCAGACCCATAGTGGTGCCTGCTGGGGTCGAGCTGATG atCACCCTCTCCCCTGATGCCAGGAACACTTGCTGGGTGTCGTTCGACGGCAGGAAGAGACAGGAGATCAGCCATGGAGACTG TATAAAGATCACTACGTCGTGCTATCCGGTACCATCCATCTGTTGTCATGATCTGGTGTATGACTGGTTTGAGAGCCTGGCTCAGTGTCTGCACTGGAACGTCAGAAAGAAACAAGCTCGTCTGGCTGACGATGTCTCGGACTCCTCAGATACAGAGAactga
- the nadkb gene encoding NAD kinase b isoform X1 has protein sequence MEIQESSCSSATPERSSNPPEPVRSSTSKHRKSPKRRREEKRSQCHHQDDQEHLLLPDGEPGRLPVQHELSEPSGSSTAEMAETSPKRRAHFLHGPYPATHFGPKACILPNPTSVMHIQDPASQRLTWNKPPVNVLVIRKIRDESLVEPFKELCHFLVEEKGMLVFVERRVVADVSLTTDETFTSIRKQLCTFREGYDDISHCIDLIICLGGDGTLLYASSLFQGSVPPVMAFHLGSLGFLTPFKFESYKTEVAKVFEGNAAITLRSRLKVKVVKDMLQRTGQPGQQQYQGSGGQGQAGGQPDTEHNGLLPHGHTNSEAGNITLQMQVLNEVVVDRGPSSYLSNVDLYLDGRLITSVQGDGVIVSTPTGSTAYAAAAGASMIHPNVPAIMVTPICPHSLSFRPIVVPAGVELMITLSPDARNTCWVSFDGRKRQEISHGDCIKITTSCYPVPSICCHDLVYDWFESLAQCLHWNVRKKQARLADDVSDSSDTEN, from the exons ATGGAGATTCAAGAGTCATCCTGTTCCTCAGCAACACCAGAGAGAAGCTCCAACCCTCCAGAGCCAGTCAGGTCCTCGACCTCCAAACACAGGAAGTCACCTAAGAGACGACGGGAGGAGAAGAGGTCCCAATGCCATCATCAGGATGACCAGGAACACCTGTTGCTGCCCGACGGCGAGCCAGGCAGGTTGCCGGTCCAACACGAACTCTCCGAGCCCTCTGGGTCTTCGACGGCAGAGATGGCAGAGACCTCCCCTAAGAG GAGAGCTCACTTTCTCCATGGACCATATCCTGCTACTCACTTTGGACCCAAAGCCTGTATTCTTCCTAACCCAACCTCAGTCAT GCACATCCAGGATCCGGCCAGTCAACGCCTGACGTGGAACAAACCCCCAGTCAACGTTCTGGTCATCAGGAAGATACGAGACGAGAGCCTGGTGGAACCATTCAAAGAACTCTGCCACTTCCTCGTTGAG GAGAAGGGTATGCTGGTGTTTGTGGAGAGGAGGGTGGTGGCTGACGTCTCCCTGACTACGGACGAGACCTTCACCTCAATCCGAAAACAACTCTGCACCTTTAGAgaag GTTATGATGACATCTCTCACTGTATTGACCTCATCATCTGTCTGGGAGGAGACGGGACTCTACTCTACGcctcctctctcttccag ggcaGTGTTCCTCCAGTCATGGCGTTCCATCTGGGTTCTCTGGGTTTTCTGACACCGTTCAAGTTTGAATCATACAAGACAGAGGTGGCTAAAGTTTTTGAAG gtaATGCAGCCATCACGCTGCGTAGTCGTCTGAAGGTGAAAGTGGTGAAGGACATGCTCCAGAGGACAGGCCAGCCAGGCCAGCAGCAGTACCAGGGGTCTGGGGGCCAAGGCCAAGCTGGGGGCCAGCCGGACACGGAGCACAATGGCCTGCTGCCCCATGGACACACCAACAGCGAGGCTGGGAACATTACCCTACAGATGCAG gttctgAATGAGGTGGTGGTGGACCGAGGCCCTTCCTCCTACCTGTCTAATGTTGACCTGTACCTAGATGGACGCCTCATCACCTCTGTACAGGGAGACG GTGTGATCGTGTCGACCCCTACAGGCAGTACAGCGTATGCAGCAGCAGCGGGAGCTTCAATGATCCATCCTAATGTCCCGGCCATCATGGTCACACCGATCTGCCCACACTCCCTCTCCTTCAGACCCATAGTGGTGCCTGCTGGGGTCGAGCTGATG atCACCCTCTCCCCTGATGCCAGGAACACTTGCTGGGTGTCGTTCGACGGCAGGAAGAGACAGGAGATCAGCCATGGAGACTG TATAAAGATCACTACGTCGTGCTATCCGGTACCATCCATCTGTTGTCATGATCTGGTGTATGACTGGTTTGAGAGCCTGGCTCAGTGTCTGCACTGGAACGTCAGAAAGAAACAAGCTCGTCTGGCTGACGATGTCTCGGACTCCTCAGATACAGAGAactga